In one Candidatus Nitronereus thalassa genomic region, the following are encoded:
- the pgsA gene encoding CDP-diacylglycerol--glycerol-3-phosphate 3-phosphatidyltransferase, whose translation MPVSKVIKLPLEKNSQSPEPVVERSLNLPNVLTVLRILMVPIYVILFLNPTPIRSIAAASVFSLAALTDLLDGYLARRRGQVTKVGRLLDPIADKFLVISGLILLVQFQRIDAWLAIAFIVRELGITGVRAVAASKGLIIAAGQLGKYKVVLQLVGIIFLTLQGALVISFLDFYLLGTGLLYGALVFSIISAGQYLWEFWQALVNKDFIE comes from the coding sequence ATGCCTGTTAGTAAAGTTATCAAACTCCCCCTTGAGAAGAATTCCCAGTCTCCTGAGCCCGTCGTGGAACGTTCTTTGAATTTGCCGAATGTGCTCACTGTTTTGCGGATTCTTATGGTGCCGATTTACGTGATATTGTTTTTGAACCCAACTCCCATACGATCGATTGCCGCTGCTAGTGTATTTAGCCTTGCCGCCTTAACGGATTTATTGGATGGGTATCTAGCACGCCGTCGTGGGCAGGTTACGAAAGTTGGCCGATTGTTAGACCCAATTGCCGATAAATTTTTGGTCATTTCCGGGTTGATTTTGCTTGTGCAATTTCAACGAATAGATGCGTGGTTAGCCATTGCATTTATTGTCAGGGAATTAGGAATCACTGGAGTGCGAGCCGTGGCGGCTTCTAAAGGCTTAATTATCGCTGCAGGCCAATTGGGAAAATATAAAGTGGTGCTTCAGCTTGTGGGGATCATCTTTTTAACTCTTCAAGGAGCTTTAGTGATATCCTTTTTAGATTTTTATCTTCTAGGTACAGGTCTTCTCTATGGGGCGTTGGTGTTCTCCATAATATCCGCCGGTCAATATCTCTGGGAATTTTGGCAAGCTCTGGTGAATAAAGATTTTATTGAATAA
- the plsY gene encoding glycerol-3-phosphate 1-O-acyltransferase PlsY, whose translation MASDLNGLIFFLAAYLIGSIPFGLVFSRLYGVQDPREGGSGNIGFTNVLRLSGKKVGILTLVGDLGKGWVIGWLATVFFLQTIWGLLGVLAVVLGHMFPIFLKFHGGKGVATGLGGILGLHFGMGLILVLIWLTTVGIWRYSSGGAITAFGVFPLLVFLLGGRLDFFVFSVLISGMILYKHKGNVERLVNGTESKIGSSS comes from the coding sequence ATGGCCTCTGACCTCAACGGTCTTATTTTTTTTCTCGCTGCCTACCTTATTGGTTCAATTCCCTTTGGTTTAGTTTTTTCCCGTCTATATGGTGTTCAAGATCCTCGTGAAGGGGGGAGCGGGAATATTGGTTTTACCAATGTCTTGCGACTTTCAGGGAAAAAAGTTGGGATTCTCACTTTAGTGGGAGATTTAGGAAAAGGCTGGGTCATAGGCTGGTTGGCAACGGTTTTTTTCCTTCAAACCATTTGGGGGCTTTTGGGAGTTTTAGCCGTGGTGCTTGGTCATATGTTTCCCATCTTTTTGAAATTTCATGGTGGGAAAGGGGTTGCCACAGGATTAGGGGGTATCCTAGGGCTTCACTTTGGGATGGGATTAATCCTGGTCCTTATTTGGCTCACCACTGTAGGAATTTGGAGATATTCCTCAGGCGGGGCCATCACGGCCTTTGGGGTTTTTCCTTTGTTGGTATTCCTATTGGGAGGAAGACTAGACTTTTTTGTCTTCTCCGTGTTGATCAGTGGAATGATTCTTTATAAACACAAAGGGAATGTCGAACGTTTAGTTAATGGGACAGAATCAAAAATTGGGTCATCCTCTTGA
- a CDS encoding Do family serine endopeptidase, translated as MQTPQIRDLWCWCLSGILLALIPNPSQVQAASDSLLSQTRGLQFLEDIQNAISSLAENVTPTVVNVSPIRSFGQTKNLPRQPRPNTPGSGSGVIIHEDGYIVTNNHVVGAGFEAEIRLSDRTTLMAEVVGRDPDTDLALLRVQVDRKLAAAKFGDSNQVKVGQWVLAVGNPFGLDRTVTLGVVSGIGRENMNLSRYENFIQTDASINPGNSGGPLFNLRGEVIGINTAIINFAQGIGFAIPSNMADRIVSQLKSGGKVVRGWLGVGIQPLTPELSAKFGVKDGKGILVNEVFEGNPAEIAGIKPGDIITQVGKETLESPNQLSRVVAAFGPGDEVQVQIVRDGQAMTLPVLLGIKKEKPIMTSLPPMQNGIDLGIDVSPITDDLADHFKIKDQEGILVTKVGRQSIAYSEGLREGDVIKEVNRAEVPTLSHFRDALENVRPGETVLLRILREGRAFFVVLKPES; from the coding sequence ATGCAAACTCCCCAAATTAGAGACCTTTGGTGTTGGTGCCTTTCTGGTATTCTCCTTGCTCTAATACCCAATCCTTCTCAGGTCCAAGCTGCCTCAGATTCTCTTCTTTCTCAAACACGGGGTTTGCAGTTTCTCGAAGATATTCAAAATGCTATTTCAAGTTTGGCGGAAAACGTCACCCCCACGGTGGTGAATGTTTCCCCAATCCGGAGTTTCGGTCAAACAAAAAATCTTCCTCGACAACCCAGACCCAATACCCCAGGATCAGGTTCCGGTGTGATCATTCATGAGGATGGTTATATCGTCACCAACAACCATGTCGTTGGCGCTGGGTTTGAAGCGGAAATTCGACTATCCGACAGGACGACTTTGATGGCCGAAGTGGTCGGACGGGATCCTGATACAGATCTTGCGTTGTTAAGGGTTCAAGTAGATAGAAAATTAGCCGCTGCAAAATTTGGCGATTCCAACCAAGTAAAGGTTGGCCAATGGGTCTTGGCTGTGGGAAATCCTTTTGGGTTGGACCGGACCGTGACCCTAGGAGTTGTGAGCGGTATTGGCCGGGAAAATATGAACCTCTCGCGATATGAGAATTTCATTCAAACCGACGCTTCGATTAACCCTGGCAATTCGGGTGGACCGTTATTTAACTTGCGGGGCGAAGTGATCGGCATCAATACGGCCATTATTAATTTTGCTCAAGGTATTGGGTTTGCCATTCCCTCGAACATGGCGGACCGGATTGTTTCTCAACTAAAATCCGGGGGCAAAGTAGTTCGTGGTTGGTTAGGTGTCGGCATCCAACCCTTGACCCCAGAATTGAGCGCCAAATTTGGGGTGAAGGATGGCAAGGGTATTTTGGTGAATGAGGTCTTTGAAGGAAACCCGGCAGAAATCGCTGGAATTAAGCCGGGAGATATTATTACGCAAGTGGGCAAAGAAACTTTGGAGTCGCCGAATCAATTATCCCGAGTGGTGGCGGCGTTTGGACCGGGCGACGAAGTTCAAGTTCAGATTGTTCGTGATGGGCAGGCCATGACGCTCCCGGTGCTTTTAGGAATTAAAAAAGAAAAGCCCATCATGACCTCGTTACCCCCAATGCAAAATGGTATTGATTTAGGGATTGATGTTTCCCCGATCACCGACGATTTAGCCGATCATTTTAAAATTAAGGATCAGGAAGGAATTTTAGTCACAAAGGTGGGTCGGCAAAGCATTGCGTATTCCGAGGGACTCCGGGAAGGCGACGTCATAAAGGAAGTGAACAGGGCTGAAGTTCCCACGCTTTCCCATTTTAGGGACGCATTGGAGAATGTGCGCCCGGGAGAGACGGTTCTTCTTCGTATTCTTCGCGAAGGGCGAGCCTTTTTTGTAGTATTAAAACCCGAAAGTTAA
- the fusA gene encoding elongation factor G, with product MTQPSSDSIRNVVLASYAGAGKTSLAEALAYSAGAIPSMGSISTGNTIGDFEPEEVHHHHSMSTALLRLDLKDCSLNILDTPGSLDFFADTKASIHVADGAILVIGASGLRSEVERVWDIIQERGIPSLIFVNELDKEHTNFDAILEEISKTLEINCIPIALPLGQQADLEGAIDLLRQKAITPVANGHKVQEIEIPDNLTKFVAEARKKLIECAAEGSDELLEKYLGEGELTEEEILEGLKLGVGNQSFVPVLCGAATKNIGTTLLTDAILHLLPSPQEQSKRKPVTGRNPQTEEEQVVPLYEEDPFSAYVFKTTIDPFMGRLTYIKVQSGVLEADSHFYNSVRHAKEKGGHLYRLLGKKTTQIDRVSAGDIVAIAKLKDTQTGDTICADKHTVILPGVKLTRPVMAFALETKNNGDIDKVSLGLHKLVEEDPSLEFFRNDETKEMLLSGVGQTHIEFTLEKLHRKYGVDVNLHTPKVAYRETIQATSQAQGKYKKQTGGHGQYGDCWLQLDPLPRGGGFEFVNKIVGGVIPRNFIPAVEKGVVEAMHDGLLAGFPVVDIQVTVYDGSHHPVDSSEMAFKVAGSMGFKKAMESAHPVLLEPIMQVEVTAPDELVGAVIGDLNSRRGRILGMDVKGHNQIVKALVPLAEILKYAPALTSITAGKGSYVMEFSGYEQAPREVMTKVVEEHMAAKQAVAG from the coding sequence ATGACGCAACCATCGTCCGACTCTATTCGGAATGTTGTTTTGGCTTCGTATGCGGGTGCGGGAAAAACCTCTTTAGCAGAAGCGTTGGCGTATTCCGCTGGTGCTATTCCTTCCATGGGTTCTATTTCCACAGGAAATACCATCGGTGACTTCGAACCCGAAGAGGTTCACCACCACCATTCAATGAGTACAGCCCTTCTTCGTTTGGATCTTAAAGACTGCTCCCTCAACATTCTCGATACTCCAGGTTCCCTAGATTTTTTTGCGGATACCAAAGCCTCGATTCACGTGGCCGACGGTGCAATCTTGGTGATTGGAGCCTCGGGACTCCGCTCAGAAGTCGAACGGGTATGGGATATCATTCAGGAGCGAGGAATTCCTTCTCTTATTTTTGTCAATGAACTTGACAAGGAACACACTAATTTTGATGCAATACTTGAAGAAATTTCCAAAACATTAGAAATCAATTGCATTCCCATTGCCCTCCCCCTCGGGCAACAGGCAGACCTGGAAGGAGCAATCGATCTTCTCAGACAAAAGGCCATTACCCCCGTGGCCAATGGCCATAAAGTTCAGGAAATTGAAATACCAGACAATTTGACGAAATTTGTGGCAGAAGCGAGGAAAAAATTAATTGAATGTGCCGCAGAAGGAAGTGATGAGTTGTTGGAGAAATATCTAGGGGAGGGGGAGCTTACCGAAGAGGAAATTCTAGAGGGGTTAAAATTAGGGGTCGGCAACCAATCGTTTGTCCCGGTCCTGTGTGGAGCCGCAACAAAAAATATCGGGACCACCCTTTTAACCGATGCCATTTTGCACTTGCTACCGTCGCCTCAAGAACAATCGAAGAGGAAGCCGGTGACTGGCCGAAACCCACAAACCGAAGAAGAACAGGTTGTTCCTCTCTATGAGGAAGATCCATTTTCCGCCTATGTATTCAAAACCACGATTGATCCCTTCATGGGACGCCTGACTTATATCAAAGTTCAATCGGGCGTTCTTGAGGCGGATTCCCATTTTTACAATTCGGTCCGTCATGCCAAAGAAAAGGGGGGACACCTTTATCGCTTATTAGGGAAAAAGACGACTCAGATTGACCGTGTTTCCGCTGGAGATATTGTGGCCATAGCCAAACTGAAAGATACCCAAACCGGTGACACCATTTGTGCTGACAAACATACGGTCATTCTTCCTGGAGTGAAGTTGACCCGACCAGTCATGGCGTTTGCGCTTGAAACCAAAAACAATGGCGACATCGACAAAGTCAGCCTGGGCCTACACAAACTCGTGGAAGAAGATCCATCACTTGAATTTTTTAGAAACGATGAAACCAAGGAAATGCTGTTAAGTGGAGTAGGGCAGACGCACATTGAATTCACCCTGGAAAAGCTTCATCGAAAATATGGCGTGGATGTGAATTTACACACTCCCAAGGTCGCCTATCGAGAAACCATTCAAGCCACTTCCCAAGCTCAGGGCAAGTACAAAAAGCAGACTGGGGGCCATGGACAATATGGGGATTGTTGGCTGCAGCTTGACCCTTTACCACGAGGGGGTGGGTTTGAATTTGTAAATAAAATTGTCGGTGGGGTCATTCCAAGAAATTTTATTCCTGCTGTTGAAAAAGGGGTGGTTGAAGCCATGCATGACGGCCTGCTGGCCGGATTTCCGGTTGTCGATATCCAGGTAACTGTCTACGACGGATCACATCATCCCGTGGACTCTTCTGAAATGGCTTTCAAGGTGGCTGGATCCATGGGATTCAAAAAGGCCATGGAATCGGCACATCCCGTGTTGCTTGAGCCAATCATGCAAGTTGAAGTCACGGCTCCAGATGAATTGGTTGGGGCTGTGATTGGTGATTTAAATAGTCGGCGGGGGCGAATATTGGGAATGGATGTCAAGGGTCATAACCAGATCGTGAAGGCCCTCGTCCCCTTAGCGGAGATATTAAAGTATGCACCGGCCCTTACTTCCATCACAGCCGGAAAGGGTTCTTATGTGATGGAATTTTCAGGCTACGAACAAGCCCCAAGGGAAGTCATGACCAAGGTGGTGGAAGAACATATGGCTGCGAAACAGGCCGTGGCAGGATAA
- a CDS encoding alpha/beta fold hydrolase — protein MSPLLDKKTNTIITPELSFSKETPVQLELHGSSWQGKMITWWNTGLSIVVDGYIPVTVSQGVTLSFTNRNSFLRISGKVKKLDLWGRNQEEEFPILGQMCVHIESPDLDEFTSFKLRSLLKKQQQQPLFTQISLKFCAEQTDDPLIDVSPQKSTMVKPPIELPEIAKAFHPRLESTLFQCRNGAGKTIIGYHDSQENSHDNAPVIILAPGYGETKREYITLAYFLASNGFHVLRYDHTDHVGESEGSHEYTSLTTMKQDMQAILDYAQQQWKGNKVTLVATSLAGRVALKVLREGYQIDQLILISGIVDVRATLAAVHQEDLIGDYLDGHGRGVTNVLGFNVDGQVFLKDTVEGGYSDLASTILDVQEINAPVVWFSAEQDAWIDKCAHQQVVEALPSQQCRSFVIPEGLHRLLESPRKAKAVYRQIVFACQEQLAWQPKPDELIEPSRKDIGRQNRLERERNQTRRFQHEADHVDFWSHYLANFHYIANSHDYMAALDHIYHLLGPVSPGNRVLDAGCGNGHFGSLLFAKEWTRHQRELRSNQEPIYYFGVDFVETALTQAKIQLAQVLRQADEGHSEATVPSNILHPNFYRLDLNKPLPFQDESFDRIMSNLVIGYLRDPAASIRELLRVLAPGGKLVLTNLKPCSDLTQIYRNFVDRTTVRTAIHEAREVLNNSSHIRQGESEGAFQFYSQEEFRQILSSCGAVNPQVFPTFGNQAYIGIIEKPSLAINEDIASIWSSDALVAA, from the coding sequence ATGTCACCCCTCCTCGATAAAAAAACAAACACCATTATTACACCGGAGTTGTCTTTCAGTAAGGAAACCCCCGTTCAATTAGAATTGCATGGATCTTCTTGGCAGGGAAAAATGATCACTTGGTGGAATACAGGGCTATCAATTGTCGTGGATGGGTATATCCCAGTTACCGTTTCCCAAGGAGTCACACTTTCCTTCACCAATCGAAATTCTTTTTTACGTATTTCTGGAAAAGTGAAAAAATTGGATCTATGGGGAAGAAATCAGGAAGAGGAATTTCCCATACTAGGCCAGATGTGTGTACACATTGAATCACCGGATTTAGATGAATTCACTTCATTCAAATTGCGTAGCCTCTTAAAAAAACAGCAACAACAACCTCTTTTTACCCAGATATCATTAAAATTTTGTGCAGAGCAAACTGACGACCCCCTCATCGACGTCTCGCCACAGAAGTCGACCATGGTCAAACCCCCCATAGAATTACCGGAAATAGCCAAAGCTTTTCACCCCAGATTGGAAAGTACTCTGTTTCAATGCCGAAACGGAGCAGGAAAGACCATCATCGGATACCACGATTCACAAGAAAATTCTCACGACAACGCCCCGGTCATTATCCTCGCGCCTGGGTATGGTGAAACCAAACGAGAATATATTACCTTGGCGTATTTTCTTGCCAGTAATGGATTTCATGTGTTGCGTTATGACCATACGGACCATGTAGGAGAAAGCGAGGGCAGTCATGAATATACCAGTCTGACGACGATGAAACAGGATATGCAGGCAATACTCGACTACGCACAACAGCAATGGAAGGGAAATAAAGTCACCTTAGTCGCCACCAGCTTGGCAGGTCGTGTGGCCCTCAAGGTTCTCAGGGAAGGATATCAGATAGACCAACTGATTCTGATTAGTGGAATTGTCGATGTACGGGCCACACTGGCCGCGGTGCATCAGGAAGATCTCATCGGTGACTATTTGGATGGCCATGGCCGCGGAGTGACGAATGTCCTGGGATTTAATGTGGATGGACAGGTTTTCCTAAAGGATACCGTAGAAGGAGGATATAGTGATTTAGCCTCAACAATACTGGATGTCCAGGAAATTAACGCTCCCGTAGTGTGGTTTTCTGCAGAACAAGATGCGTGGATTGACAAGTGTGCTCACCAACAAGTGGTAGAAGCCCTCCCTTCACAACAATGTCGATCTTTCGTGATTCCGGAAGGATTGCATCGCCTTTTGGAAAGTCCCCGCAAAGCAAAAGCAGTTTATCGTCAAATCGTTTTTGCCTGTCAGGAACAATTGGCCTGGCAACCAAAACCCGACGAACTGATTGAACCGTCGCGTAAGGATATTGGGAGACAGAATCGTTTGGAACGCGAAAGAAATCAGACGCGGCGATTTCAGCACGAAGCCGACCATGTAGATTTTTGGTCACACTACTTGGCAAATTTTCATTACATTGCCAACAGTCATGATTATATGGCCGCGTTGGATCATATTTACCATCTCTTAGGTCCTGTTTCGCCAGGCAACCGGGTACTTGATGCCGGATGTGGAAACGGTCATTTTGGTTCATTACTATTCGCCAAAGAATGGACTCGACATCAACGGGAACTCCGATCCAACCAAGAACCAATCTATTATTTCGGTGTGGATTTTGTGGAGACGGCTCTCACGCAAGCCAAGATCCAACTTGCCCAAGTTCTTCGACAAGCCGACGAGGGACATTCGGAGGCCACGGTTCCCTCCAATATTCTTCACCCGAATTTTTATCGACTGGATTTGAATAAACCCCTTCCCTTTCAAGACGAAAGTTTTGATCGAATTATGAGTAACTTAGTGATTGGATACCTTCGGGATCCCGCAGCCAGCATACGTGAATTACTGAGGGTCTTGGCTCCTGGTGGAAAATTGGTGCTAACCAATCTCAAACCCTGCTCCGATTTAACTCAAATTTATCGAAATTTTGTAGACCGCACCACCGTCCGAACTGCCATTCATGAAGCGCGAGAGGTATTAAATAATTCAAGCCATATTCGCCAAGGTGAAAGCGAGGGAGCATTCCAATTTTATTCACAAGAAGAATTTCGCCAGATCTTGTCCTCTTGTGGGGCTGTCAATCCTCAGGTGTTTCCAACCTTTGGAAACCAAGCCTATATTGGGATAATAGAAAAACCTTCATTGGCAATCAACGAGGATATAGCCAGCATCTGGAGTTCCGATGCACTGGTGGCTGCATAA
- a CDS encoding ATP-binding protein: MTLWALSGLLNGLAATGLTILVYSRDPHDSRHRTFGYFGLAVAIWSFAYFGWQLAETREVAFFLARIFMMGAIFIPVTYLHHILVLLHRVGRHKTILRVSYVLAVLFLIGSMTPAFIADLQPALSFPFWPRAGWLFHPFLVWWTLLAIFPIYLLSVACKREIGSKRTQYLYLLLGTIIGYSGGATNFPLWYDIPLQPFGTIFTTIYVALVAYTLLRHRLMDFSLALEKGVTYLLLMVLVALPVYPLLLLMQKIFWNQINLQFSFLLLALFLLTIIGAYKMKIGTEGVISRALFRERHEMHRTLTNFSKALVTILDVSTLTQEIVRTLGRTMGANTVVLYLLNQQQGNYRLAAEFGQASRNTPITQTLARENLLPQYLQKTKVGFMVHDLESDPNQETAQLLVLLRESFDGEVMLPLINKTRLVGFCCLGPRMGSDSYSEQDLAMLMTLAQEAALALDNSLLYEELKDSQAQAHRADRLRSLESMAGGLAHEIRPPLGSIKAFVTQVPQRIQDPEVVSKLSEEVALDVAKIERLIKEVLDYARQTKTEFRQEDLNEIVDSCLCFIEAIPTSKPVMIEKTLSPVIPPLWIDRQQIKQVVLNIFMSSLDMMGAVGGTITVVTQPRMKSEQELWAELEITLARGGLPLSDLQDGEGVLFAREATTDKNVERSMRNEGFGLSIANQIIQEHQGFIDVKPGVGADISITVLLPAKSRTSRAS; the protein is encoded by the coding sequence ATGACGCTTTGGGCCCTGAGTGGATTATTGAATGGTCTGGCAGCCACCGGGCTGACGATTTTAGTCTATTCCCGTGATCCGCATGATAGTCGGCACCGAACATTTGGGTACTTCGGTCTCGCCGTTGCCATTTGGAGTTTTGCGTATTTTGGATGGCAGTTGGCCGAAACTCGGGAGGTAGCCTTTTTTCTTGCCAGGATATTTATGATGGGTGCCATTTTTATTCCGGTCACCTATCTTCATCATATTCTCGTCCTTCTTCACCGTGTCGGTCGGCACAAAACGATCCTGCGCGTATCGTATGTTTTGGCGGTCCTTTTTTTAATTGGGAGTATGACCCCAGCCTTTATTGCCGATCTGCAGCCTGCGTTATCGTTTCCATTTTGGCCTCGAGCCGGGTGGTTGTTTCATCCATTCTTAGTCTGGTGGACGCTATTGGCCATATTTCCGATCTATCTCTTGTCTGTTGCCTGCAAACGCGAAATTGGGTCAAAGCGCACGCAATATTTGTACCTACTCTTGGGAACCATCATTGGGTACAGCGGCGGCGCCACAAACTTTCCCCTGTGGTATGACATTCCTCTTCAACCGTTCGGCACCATTTTTACCACGATCTATGTCGCTCTAGTGGCCTATACCCTCCTGCGCCATCGATTAATGGACTTTTCTCTCGCATTGGAAAAAGGAGTGACGTACCTGCTCCTCATGGTTCTCGTGGCGTTACCTGTGTATCCCTTGTTGCTGCTCATGCAAAAAATATTCTGGAATCAAATTAATTTACAGTTTTCATTCCTCTTGTTGGCCTTATTCCTTCTCACGATCATCGGGGCGTATAAAATGAAAATTGGCACGGAAGGGGTTATTTCTCGGGCATTATTTCGAGAACGCCACGAGATGCATAGAACACTCACTAATTTTTCAAAAGCGTTAGTCACCATTCTTGACGTGAGCACTCTTACCCAAGAAATTGTTCGCACCCTGGGACGAACCATGGGGGCCAACACGGTCGTCCTCTATTTGCTGAACCAACAACAGGGCAACTATCGTTTAGCTGCTGAGTTCGGCCAAGCAAGCAGGAATACCCCCATTACTCAAACCCTGGCGCGTGAAAATCTGCTTCCTCAGTATCTCCAGAAAACCAAAGTGGGATTCATGGTGCACGATCTTGAGTCAGACCCCAACCAGGAAACAGCCCAATTGTTGGTATTACTTCGAGAATCCTTTGATGGTGAAGTAATGCTACCCCTCATCAATAAAACCCGGCTCGTTGGGTTTTGCTGCCTAGGGCCTCGAATGGGTTCTGATTCCTATTCTGAGCAAGACTTGGCGATGTTAATGACCTTGGCCCAGGAAGCAGCCCTGGCGTTGGATAACAGCTTACTTTATGAGGAACTTAAAGATTCACAGGCGCAAGCCCATCGAGCTGATCGGCTCCGATCCTTAGAATCCATGGCTGGAGGGCTGGCTCATGAAATCCGTCCGCCTCTTGGTTCGATAAAAGCGTTTGTGACTCAAGTTCCTCAACGCATTCAAGATCCGGAGGTCGTGTCCAAATTGTCAGAAGAGGTGGCGCTTGATGTGGCGAAAATCGAACGATTGATCAAAGAAGTTTTGGATTATGCTCGGCAAACTAAAACGGAATTTCGGCAGGAAGACCTCAATGAAATCGTGGACTCCTGCTTGTGTTTTATCGAAGCCATTCCCACCTCCAAGCCAGTCATGATTGAAAAAACCTTGTCGCCGGTGATTCCCCCCCTGTGGATCGATCGTCAGCAAATCAAGCAAGTCGTGCTGAATATTTTCATGAGTAGCCTGGACATGATGGGTGCAGTAGGAGGAACCATCACGGTAGTGACTCAACCGCGAATGAAATCGGAGCAGGAACTTTGGGCAGAATTGGAGATTACGCTAGCGCGAGGTGGATTACCATTGTCTGACCTTCAAGACGGAGAAGGCGTCTTGTTTGCTCGGGAAGCGACTACCGACAAAAATGTTGAGCGGTCAATGCGGAATGAAGGATTTGGGTTGTCCATTGCCAATCAAATCATTCAGGAACATCAAGGATTTATTGACGTCAAGCCCGGAGTTGGGGCAGATATTTCAATCACGGTGTTGCTGCCAGCCAAATCTCGCACATCGAGGGCAAGCTGA
- a CDS encoding methyltransferase: MPSPSSIRTMDEFRDAVYAFRLPRILATALDLDIFTTMGSRWWAPKALAKTLRANERGIEIVLRNLETTGLLTKRGQTFGVGTLGRTVLNKHSPQYQGAYLELLHHQWENWANLTDSVRVGKPLENEGPDDPENRRSFTWAMHQRSLKSAKQVAAQLNLKTVSSLLDVGGGPGTYALEFLAKNPKLEAGIWDREPALEVAKTIAKPLRHGKRLSFYPGDLFKSSVPGKFDVMWMSNVLHIFSPKENKALFRKLKRALNPGGRILIQDTFLMDKPGFDTLETNLFAVTMLLYTPTGNTYSANEVQRWLKACGFKKTRYFQLKKGTGDWDGVILEAKIS; this comes from the coding sequence ATGCCTTCTCCATCTTCCATTCGCACTATGGATGAATTCCGCGACGCCGTGTATGCTTTTCGTTTACCTCGAATTCTGGCAACCGCCTTGGACTTGGATATTTTCACCACCATGGGCTCGCGATGGTGGGCACCCAAGGCCTTGGCAAAAACATTAAGAGCCAATGAGCGAGGCATTGAGATTGTTCTCAGAAATTTAGAAACAACCGGGTTGCTTACAAAACGTGGACAAACCTTTGGCGTGGGAACACTTGGCCGGACGGTGCTGAATAAACACAGCCCTCAGTACCAAGGCGCCTATCTCGAGCTTCTTCATCACCAATGGGAAAACTGGGCCAACCTCACGGATTCCGTGCGTGTGGGAAAACCTTTGGAAAATGAAGGACCTGACGATCCGGAAAATCGTCGTTCCTTTACCTGGGCCATGCATCAACGGTCTCTCAAATCCGCCAAACAAGTAGCAGCACAACTCAATCTCAAAACGGTGAGTTCGTTACTAGATGTGGGTGGAGGCCCTGGAACCTATGCCCTAGAGTTTTTAGCGAAAAATCCCAAGCTTGAAGCTGGAATTTGGGATCGTGAGCCTGCACTGGAAGTAGCCAAGACCATCGCCAAACCTCTTCGGCATGGCAAACGACTTTCTTTCTATCCAGGGGATTTATTCAAAAGCAGTGTACCGGGTAAATTCGATGTAATGTGGATGTCTAACGTCTTGCACATTTTTTCGCCAAAAGAAAACAAAGCCTTATTTCGTAAATTGAAACGAGCGCTCAATCCTGGCGGACGAATCCTTATCCAAGATACGTTTCTCATGGACAAGCCAGGCTTTGATACACTAGAAACCAATCTGTTTGCGGTCACCATGCTGCTCTATACACCCACGGGTAATACCTACAGCGCCAACGAAGTCCAGCGCTGGCTCAAAGCCTGTGGCTTCAAAAAGACACGATATTTTCAATTGAAAAAGGGGACAGGAGATTGGGATGGAGTCATTTTAGAGGCCAAGATATCATGA